One genomic region from Verrucomicrobiia bacterium encodes:
- a CDS encoding sialate O-acetylesterase, with amino-acid sequence MTPPPRWFSLRVLVFLAVWVCLDPFGVVAEVRLHPTFSDHAVLQRGMRVPVWGSADEGSTVVVEFAGRRRSTIARQGRWMVELPRMRASSMGRPLRVTGPHNSVEISDVVVGEVWLCSGQSNMEWPLRASHQPEADIAASTNPNLRLFTVTKRRSPEVETDLDHAPHGWELAGPEVVRNFSAVGYYFGRMLEASLRAEGVPVGIIHASWGGSPAEVWMRAGVLESDREYAADILAPAAETLARWEAAVREWEERRTAATARGESFRENRPGQPWRPAELYNGMLAGLIPYAIQGVIWYQGESNAGRAWQYRRLLADMIRNWRTDWGQGDFWFLQVQLAPWDRNRKRDLAEIASEVGESGWAELREAQNHVAATVPRVGVVVITDVGDKDDIHPTRKEPVGDRLARLALARVHGKPVVAVGPQLRSVRTRGGEVVLRFGDVGAGLRTLDGGAPAGFTVAGEDRKFHAASARISGRDEIIVSSPEVQRPVAARYGWADYPVVNLANEAGLPASPFRTDSWPGSTQRPAPSAR; translated from the coding sequence ATGACTCCCCCGCCCCGGTGGTTTTCCCTTCGCGTCCTCGTGTTTCTGGCCGTTTGGGTGTGCTTGGATCCCTTTGGCGTGGTTGCCGAGGTCCGGCTGCACCCGACCTTTTCCGATCATGCCGTGTTGCAGCGGGGAATGCGGGTGCCCGTGTGGGGCTCTGCCGACGAAGGTTCGACGGTGGTCGTGGAGTTTGCCGGACGCCGTCGCAGCACCATTGCGCGTCAGGGACGCTGGATGGTCGAGTTGCCTCGCATGCGCGCGTCCTCAATGGGGCGTCCGCTCCGGGTGACGGGTCCCCACAATTCGGTTGAGATTTCCGACGTGGTCGTCGGTGAAGTCTGGCTGTGCTCCGGACAATCCAACATGGAATGGCCCCTGCGGGCGAGCCATCAGCCAGAGGCGGACATTGCTGCCAGCACCAATCCCAACCTCCGCCTGTTCACAGTGACCAAGCGCCGGTCGCCGGAGGTGGAGACGGATCTCGATCATGCGCCCCATGGCTGGGAGTTGGCCGGGCCCGAGGTCGTCCGGAACTTTTCGGCGGTCGGGTACTATTTCGGCCGCATGCTGGAGGCCTCGCTGCGGGCGGAGGGTGTGCCGGTGGGGATCATTCACGCCAGTTGGGGCGGCTCGCCGGCGGAGGTGTGGATGCGTGCCGGCGTGCTGGAATCGGACCGCGAATACGCGGCGGACATCCTGGCGCCGGCGGCGGAGACGCTGGCGCGATGGGAGGCTGCCGTGCGGGAGTGGGAGGAGCGGCGGACCGCGGCGACCGCCCGGGGCGAGTCTTTCCGGGAGAACCGCCCCGGTCAGCCGTGGCGGCCGGCCGAATTGTACAACGGCATGCTGGCAGGACTCATTCCCTATGCCATCCAGGGCGTGATCTGGTACCAGGGGGAATCGAATGCAGGTCGCGCCTGGCAGTACCGCCGGCTGCTGGCGGACATGATCCGCAACTGGCGGACCGACTGGGGGCAGGGCGATTTCTGGTTTCTGCAGGTGCAACTGGCGCCCTGGGATCGCAACCGGAAGCGGGACCTTGCAGAAATTGCGTCCGAGGTGGGTGAATCCGGTTGGGCCGAACTGAGGGAGGCGCAGAATCACGTTGCGGCCACGGTGCCACGGGTGGGCGTGGTTGTGATCACCGATGTCGGGGACAAGGATGACATCCATCCGACCCGCAAGGAACCGGTCGGGGACCGCCTCGCGCGGCTCGCGTTGGCGCGGGTCCATGGGAAACCGGTGGTCGCCGTCGGGCCGCAACTCCGTTCCGTGCGCACGCGTGGTGGCGAAGTCGTGCTGCGTTTCGGTGATGTGGGGGCCGGATTGCGGACGCTGGACGGCGGAGCCCCCGCCGGATTCACGGTGGCGGGGGAGGACCGGAAATTCCATGCGGCGTCTGCCCGCATTTCCGGCCGCGACGAAATCATCGTGTCCTCCCCGGAGGTCCAACGACCGGTGGCGGCGCGCTACGGGTGGGCCGATTACCCCGTGGTCAATCTGGCCAACGAAGCGGGGCTGCCTGCGTCGCCTTTTCGCACCGATTCATGGCCGGGGTCCACGCAGCGCCCCGCCCCCTCCGCGCGATAG
- a CDS encoding exo-alpha-sialidase, whose amino-acid sequence MTKILALAGVLAAAPAVAQILSSEFIADPPPTRASHASTVCDSKNGLVAAWFGGAAERSPDCVIWQSRFVDGRWLPAVEVARGNEDGRQQLPCWNPVLFEKRNGPLYLFYKVGPSPSKWWGRVMRSDDGGITWGRSRRLPDGFVGPVRNKPVELPSGTILCGASTEDQGWRVHMEWTVNPFARWDRTPPLNSALNWGAIQPTILRWPGERTQILCRTKQQVVSAAWCTTDLRNWGAMSGTMLPNPNSAIDAVMLENGQALLVYNPTTDSRSELSIALSADGTEWRRVLDLEKGPGEYSYPAVIQDRGGRVHVTYTWKREAIRHVVVDPAALN is encoded by the coding sequence ATGACCAAAATTCTTGCCCTGGCGGGTGTGCTCGCCGCCGCGCCGGCGGTGGCGCAGATCCTGTCTTCCGAATTTATTGCGGATCCGCCACCGACACGGGCCTCGCATGCCTCGACCGTCTGCGACTCCAAGAACGGCCTCGTGGCCGCCTGGTTTGGTGGCGCGGCGGAGCGGTCGCCCGACTGCGTGATCTGGCAATCACGGTTTGTGGACGGCCGTTGGCTTCCGGCCGTTGAGGTGGCCCGTGGCAACGAGGATGGACGGCAGCAGTTGCCCTGCTGGAACCCGGTCCTGTTCGAGAAGCGCAACGGTCCGCTGTACCTCTTCTACAAGGTCGGCCCCAGTCCCTCCAAGTGGTGGGGCCGCGTGATGCGCTCCGATGACGGAGGGATCACCTGGGGCAGGTCGCGGCGACTTCCGGACGGTTTCGTAGGCCCGGTGCGCAACAAGCCGGTCGAACTGCCCAGCGGGACGATCTTGTGCGGTGCGAGCACCGAGGATCAGGGCTGGCGGGTGCATATGGAATGGACCGTGAACCCGTTTGCGCGATGGGATCGGACGCCACCGTTGAACAGCGCCCTCAACTGGGGCGCGATCCAGCCCACCATCCTGCGGTGGCCCGGGGAACGCACGCAGATCCTTTGCCGGACCAAGCAGCAGGTGGTTTCGGCGGCCTGGTGCACCACCGACCTCCGCAACTGGGGGGCCATGAGCGGGACCATGCTGCCCAATCCCAACAGCGCGATTGACGCGGTGATGCTGGAAAACGGCCAGGCCCTGCTGGTGTACAACCCGACCACCGACTCCCGGTCGGAGCTTTCGATCGCCTTGTCCGCGGACGGGACCGAATGGCGGCGCGTCCTCGATCTGGAGAAGGGTCCCGGCGAGTACAGCTACCCCGCAGTCATTCAGGATCGCGGCGGGCGGGTTCACGTGACCTACACTTGGAAGCGGGAGGCCATCCGGCATGTGGTGGTGGACCCGGCTGCGTTGAACTGA
- a CDS encoding ABC transporter ATP-binding protein, with amino-acid sequence MSRHRTSAPASGGDPSLRVPARSAGEVVRRVIGYLRPYPGLTAGTIGCALGSLAAAFTYPQITQFLIDDVISGRRPDLLPWVLLGLAGAFFLRDGLNSLRIRLNNTLEQGVIFDLRRDVYRRLQRLPVAWFDQRASGDLMTRVLDDVNAVERFLIDGAEQGTVAVLSIVGVTVLLLASDPSLAAVALIPVPVLAGGALWYSLTAHRRYRVQRQASAAMGALLQDNLQGIRQVKSFGREEHEEGRFEGHADALRRATLGVMKVWALYHPAMSLAAAMGTVGVLWIGGRQVMEGSLTLGGVVKFLGYLAMLYDPVGRLHTLNQMLSSARAAGERVLDVLDADPEPAGAVGGAESGWRARGEVTYENVSAAYAGGRLALRGVTLSAAAGERVALVGPTGAGKSTLVNLIPRFYEVSSGRILLDGRDIRQIPLGALRRQIAVVSQEPFLFNGTLLENIRYGRPEATVLEVERAAQAANCGFISRFPEGYQTRVGERGIRLSVGEKQRVSIARALLKDAPILILDEATASVDTGTELLIQEALERLLRGRTSFVIAHRLGTVRDAGQILVLRGGRIVERGRHQALLDAGGEYARLVHARRPAADAGILGDPDPSGTFGNLPIRGDCV; translated from the coding sequence ATGTCACGCCACCGGACCTCCGCGCCGGCCAGCGGCGGCGATCCGTCGCTGCGGGTGCCCGCGCGGTCCGCCGGGGAAGTGGTCCGGCGGGTGATCGGGTATCTGCGTCCCTACCCCGGACTGACCGCCGGCACCATCGGCTGTGCCCTGGGGTCGCTGGCAGCGGCGTTCACCTACCCTCAAATCACCCAGTTTCTGATTGACGACGTCATTTCGGGGCGGCGTCCGGATCTTCTCCCGTGGGTCCTGCTGGGACTTGCGGGGGCGTTTTTCCTGCGGGACGGCCTCAACTCCCTGCGAATCCGGCTCAACAACACGCTGGAGCAGGGAGTGATCTTCGATCTGCGGCGCGATGTGTACCGGCGGTTGCAGCGTTTGCCGGTGGCGTGGTTCGACCAGCGGGCATCGGGCGACCTGATGACCCGCGTGTTGGACGACGTGAATGCGGTCGAGCGATTCCTCATTGACGGGGCGGAGCAAGGAACGGTCGCCGTGCTCAGCATCGTGGGGGTGACGGTCCTCCTGCTCGCCAGCGATCCATCGCTGGCGGCCGTGGCGCTGATTCCGGTGCCCGTGCTCGCCGGCGGCGCCCTCTGGTATTCGCTGACCGCCCACCGGCGCTACCGCGTCCAGCGCCAGGCCTCGGCGGCCATGGGAGCGCTGCTTCAGGACAACCTCCAGGGCATCCGTCAGGTGAAATCCTTTGGACGCGAGGAGCATGAAGAGGGGCGTTTTGAAGGCCACGCGGACGCCCTCCGAAGGGCCACCCTGGGGGTCATGAAGGTCTGGGCGCTGTATCACCCGGCCATGTCCCTGGCAGCGGCGATGGGCACTGTGGGGGTCCTCTGGATTGGCGGACGCCAGGTCATGGAGGGCAGTCTGACCCTGGGGGGGGTGGTCAAGTTTCTGGGCTACCTTGCGATGCTTTACGACCCCGTCGGCAGACTGCATACGCTCAACCAGATGCTGTCGTCCGCCCGGGCGGCCGGGGAGCGTGTGCTCGATGTCCTGGATGCCGACCCTGAGCCGGCGGGCGCGGTGGGTGGGGCGGAGTCGGGATGGAGGGCCCGGGGCGAGGTCACGTACGAAAACGTCAGCGCCGCCTACGCCGGCGGGCGACTCGCGCTGCGGGGGGTGACGCTGTCGGCAGCCGCCGGGGAGCGGGTCGCCCTCGTTGGGCCCACCGGTGCCGGGAAATCCACCCTCGTCAACCTGATCCCAAGGTTTTACGAGGTTTCCTCCGGCCGAATCCTTCTGGATGGCAGGGACATTCGTCAGATCCCGCTCGGGGCGCTCCGGCGGCAGATTGCGGTGGTGAGCCAGGAGCCCTTCCTCTTCAACGGGACGCTGCTGGAGAACATCCGGTACGGCAGACCCGAGGCGACCGTGCTTGAAGTTGAGCGGGCGGCGCAGGCGGCCAACTGCGGGTTCATCAGCCGGTTTCCGGAGGGCTACCAGACCCGTGTTGGCGAGCGGGGAATCCGGCTCAGCGTCGGAGAAAAGCAACGGGTGAGCATCGCCCGTGCCCTGCTGAAGGACGCGCCGATCCTGATTCTGGACGAGGCGACGGCGAGCGTGGATACCGGGACCGAATTGCTGATCCAGGAGGCGCTGGAGCGGCTTCTGCGGGGCCGGACGAGCTTCGTGATTGCGCACCGTCTGGGCACGGTGCGCGATGCCGGGCAAATCCTGGTGCTGCGGGGGGGGCGGATCGTCGAGCGGGGCCGCCACCAGGCGTTGCTGGACGCGGGAGGTGAGTACGCCCGCCTGGTCCACGCCCGGCGCCCGGCCGCAGATGCCGGTATTCTGGGGGACCCGGACCCGTCCGGGACTTTTGGAAATCTGCCGATCAGAGGGGATTGTGTTTGA
- a CDS encoding outer membrane beta-barrel protein: MKKLIYAAGVFSLGGAGLAVQAADGDSKPWEVSLTTQGFYDSNINTQPDGPGKVDSWGIYVSPSVDYLKVWDTSSLTLGVTYGATYFFDIEPASGTAFNRSNIDSHWAQNANVDVNFKHNFNPRMTLEIDDNFAVFQNASQVLMGQIGRIDGNNFSNDGTVNLAIELAPRWSTVIGYQNLFFRYEEDQYASSLDRMENYGSLDFKYLLRPNTLALVGGRIGNVDYDSGKGLYFPGLPVNDALNPNANIRNTRTYFAYGGFEHSFTPAFTGSLRAGAQIQDWVNYDVDNQANPFLDFSLSYAYDVGSKAQFGVIHRANTTDVVGGPVNGPVLNQESTAFYATISHAITAKLTASVMATYQNSSFVGGVWDGQTENWWSVGGTLSYAFTRYLSAQASYYYDALDSQVQVDDIFYRDYNRSRVFFGIVATY; this comes from the coding sequence ATGAAGAAGCTCATCTACGCCGCGGGCGTGTTCTCGTTGGGAGGCGCCGGCCTCGCTGTCCAGGCTGCTGATGGCGACTCGAAACCCTGGGAGGTTTCGCTCACCACGCAGGGGTTCTACGACAGCAACATCAACACCCAGCCTGACGGCCCGGGGAAGGTGGACAGCTGGGGCATCTACGTCAGTCCATCGGTGGACTACCTGAAGGTGTGGGACACCTCGTCCCTCACCCTGGGCGTCACCTACGGGGCGACCTACTTTTTCGACATCGAGCCGGCAAGCGGTACGGCCTTCAACCGCTCGAACATTGACTCGCACTGGGCGCAGAACGCCAACGTGGACGTCAATTTCAAGCACAACTTCAACCCGCGGATGACGCTGGAGATTGACGACAATTTTGCCGTCTTCCAGAACGCCAGCCAGGTGTTGATGGGCCAGATCGGCCGCATTGACGGCAACAACTTCTCGAACGACGGCACGGTCAACCTGGCCATCGAGCTGGCGCCCCGCTGGAGCACGGTCATCGGGTACCAGAATCTGTTCTTCCGCTACGAGGAGGACCAGTACGCCTCTTCCTTGGACCGCATGGAGAACTACGGGTCCCTCGACTTCAAGTACCTCCTGAGGCCCAACACGCTGGCGCTGGTTGGCGGACGGATCGGCAATGTGGATTACGACAGCGGCAAGGGGCTCTACTTCCCGGGGTTGCCGGTCAATGATGCGCTGAACCCGAACGCCAACATCCGGAACACCCGGACCTACTTCGCGTACGGCGGCTTCGAGCACAGCTTCACACCGGCGTTCACCGGATCGCTCCGGGCGGGTGCCCAGATTCAGGACTGGGTCAACTACGACGTGGACAACCAGGCCAACCCGTTCCTCGACTTCAGCCTGTCGTACGCCTACGACGTGGGCAGCAAGGCGCAGTTCGGTGTCATCCACCGGGCCAACACCACCGATGTGGTGGGCGGTCCAGTCAATGGGCCGGTGCTGAACCAGGAGAGCACCGCATTCTACGCCACGATCAGCCACGCGATCACCGCGAAACTTACGGCCAGCGTGATGGCCACCTACCAGAACTCCTCCTTTGTGGGCGGCGTGTGGGATGGCCAGACGGAGAACTGGTGGTCGGTCGGAGGGACCCTCTCCTACGCCTTCACCCGGTACCTCTCGGCCCAGGCCTCGTACTACTACGACGCGTTGGATTCCCAGGTGCAGGTTGATGACATCTTCTACCGGGACTACAACCGGAGCCGCGTGTTCTTCGGGATTGTCGCGACTTACTGA
- a CDS encoding polysaccharide biosynthesis tyrosine autokinase, with product MEAPRPAQSAESKTHFLDYWRIIRIRKVIIFAVFLLVLITVTAVTFVMPEAFSSTARLKVDKDTPDIQLWGVGTGGQGYDPYFLTTEFEVLKSRTILDGVIADLRLGERYAERYKSPQAFTSQQAYEILSKELDVKQYRNTSVIEVSATNPDRQLAADIVNTVARRYQEYRESLRRGRNDRGLTTLTNQLADLDAEVTKRQQKVDTLRIELGVPDSFAEGGGPFQSITIDETRRLMATQTELVTRITQQQELLKKLAEKTSVEELRNTLNLLRPTPQLGALLGDLTVAEQRKAVFNAELGEKHPEVEKIKGQLAAINRQLDDVVAGTLSAMKAQLETDMATRVTIAEQLERAKRDEAESIEKYRPYMRQKKDLDTMVRMREAMTLQLAQENINAAISKQASVEIIDPGEPGMRPVRPRKGLNIALGAIAGLLLGVGLAFFIEYLDTSVKTIDDVEQALGAPVLGVIPQNVTSLLKEGPESPHAEAYRVLRTNLLFSRKDSNLRTITVVSGGAGEGKSTTLFNLAAIFAQQGSRVLIVDSDLRRPSLHKLFNVSNNVGLTNYLLKQNPLEEVIQTTEVPTLDFLPSGKLPSSSMGILNSSAMRAFIDEVKSRYDFVFFDSPPIMGVSDASVLASEVDLAILVVQYRKYPQQMTLRAKQMVEKVGGRMMGVVLNNINISQDSYYYYYSGYYYDYDSKSSGDARPSGEKASKPTPELKKKY from the coding sequence ATGGAAGCGCCCCGTCCCGCCCAATCCGCCGAGTCGAAGACGCATTTTCTCGACTACTGGCGGATCATCCGGATCCGCAAGGTCATCATCTTCGCCGTCTTCCTCCTGGTGCTGATCACTGTGACGGCGGTGACCTTTGTCATGCCCGAAGCCTTCTCGAGCACCGCCCGGCTGAAGGTGGACAAGGACACCCCCGACATTCAATTGTGGGGCGTCGGGACCGGTGGCCAGGGCTACGACCCGTACTTTCTCACAACGGAGTTTGAGGTGCTGAAGTCGCGCACGATCCTCGACGGCGTGATTGCCGATCTCCGTCTTGGGGAACGGTATGCCGAGCGCTACAAGAGCCCGCAGGCGTTCACCAGCCAGCAGGCCTACGAAATCCTGAGCAAGGAACTGGACGTCAAGCAGTACCGCAATACCAGCGTCATAGAGGTTTCAGCCACCAACCCGGATCGGCAGCTCGCCGCCGACATCGTCAATACCGTTGCCCGGCGCTATCAGGAATATCGGGAGAGCCTCCGCCGGGGTCGCAATGATCGCGGGTTGACCACGCTGACGAACCAGTTGGCCGATCTCGACGCCGAGGTGACCAAACGCCAGCAAAAGGTGGACACGCTGCGGATTGAACTCGGTGTTCCCGACAGTTTTGCGGAAGGCGGTGGCCCGTTCCAGTCCATCACGATTGACGAGACGCGCCGGCTGATGGCCACCCAGACCGAATTGGTGACCCGCATCACCCAGCAGCAGGAATTGCTCAAGAAACTCGCGGAGAAGACGAGTGTGGAGGAGCTGCGCAATACGTTGAATCTGCTCCGACCGACACCCCAGCTCGGGGCCCTGCTGGGCGATCTGACCGTGGCGGAGCAGCGCAAGGCGGTCTTCAACGCGGAGCTGGGTGAAAAACACCCCGAGGTGGAGAAAATCAAGGGCCAGCTCGCGGCCATCAACCGTCAGTTGGACGATGTCGTTGCCGGAACGTTGTCGGCGATGAAGGCCCAGCTTGAAACCGACATGGCCACGCGGGTGACCATTGCCGAGCAGCTGGAGCGGGCGAAGCGTGATGAGGCGGAATCCATCGAGAAGTACCGGCCCTACATGCGGCAAAAGAAGGATCTGGACACCATGGTCCGCATGCGGGAGGCGATGACGCTCCAGTTGGCCCAGGAGAACATCAACGCCGCAATCTCCAAGCAGGCCAGCGTCGAAATCATTGACCCCGGCGAGCCCGGCATGCGGCCGGTCCGACCCCGCAAGGGCCTGAACATCGCCCTCGGGGCCATTGCCGGGCTGCTGCTCGGGGTCGGACTGGCGTTCTTCATCGAGTACCTGGATACCAGCGTGAAGACCATTGATGACGTGGAGCAGGCGCTGGGCGCCCCGGTCCTCGGCGTCATTCCACAGAATGTCACGAGCCTGCTGAAGGAGGGGCCGGAAAGTCCCCATGCCGAGGCCTACCGCGTGCTGCGGACGAATCTTCTGTTCTCACGGAAGGATTCCAACCTGCGAACGATCACGGTGGTGTCCGGAGGCGCGGGCGAGGGCAAGTCCACAACGCTCTTCAACTTGGCGGCCATCTTTGCGCAGCAGGGCAGCCGTGTGCTGATCGTGGATTCCGACCTCCGGCGTCCGAGCCTTCACAAGCTGTTCAATGTCTCCAACAACGTCGGGCTGACGAACTATCTGCTCAAGCAAAACCCCCTGGAAGAAGTCATTCAGACGACCGAGGTGCCCACCCTGGACTTTCTGCCGAGCGGCAAGCTGCCGAGCAGTTCGATGGGAATCCTCAATTCGTCGGCCATGCGGGCCTTCATTGACGAGGTCAAGAGCCGCTATGATTTCGTGTTCTTCGATTCACCGCCGATCATGGGCGTCAGCGACGCCTCGGTGCTCGCCAGCGAGGTGGACCTCGCAATCCTCGTCGTGCAGTACCGCAAGTACCCGCAACAGATGACCTTGCGCGCCAAGCAAATGGTCGAGAAGGTGGGCGGTCGCATGATGGGGGTGGTGCTGAACAACATCAACATCTCGCAGGACAGCTACTACTACTACTACAGCGGGTACTATTACGACTACGACTCCAAGAGCTCCGGCGATGCCCGTCCTTCGGGCGAAAAGGCGTCCAAGCCGACCCCCGAGTTGAAGAAGAAGTACTGA
- a CDS encoding SLBB domain-containing protein, which yields MNGNHSPLAWWLSWISLAVSCFLAGCATDSPPPPTVAPQPAGSSLSGISADVLRPGDRIKIVYNDIPDPPTPVEQVIPEDGKILLPRGIEVTVSGKKRSDVEREIATIYVEEERIYRKLTVTIERMASFVSVGGEVRVPSSIVYRGDLTVLGAIDAAGGFTEYADRRDVILTRAATQQQIRVNARRAIRDPKLNLPLYPGDSVHVPRSIW from the coding sequence ATGAACGGAAATCATTCCCCACTTGCCTGGTGGTTGTCCTGGATCAGCCTGGCGGTCAGTTGCTTCCTGGCCGGGTGTGCCACCGACAGCCCGCCGCCACCCACCGTGGCGCCCCAACCCGCCGGCTCCAGCCTTTCCGGCATCAGTGCGGACGTGTTGCGTCCCGGCGACCGGATCAAGATCGTCTACAACGACATCCCGGATCCCCCCACGCCGGTGGAACAGGTGATCCCGGAAGACGGCAAGATCCTGTTGCCGCGGGGAATTGAAGTCACCGTCTCCGGAAAAAAGCGGTCCGACGTCGAGCGGGAGATCGCCACCATTTACGTCGAGGAGGAGCGCATTTATCGCAAACTCACGGTGACCATCGAGCGGATGGCTTCGTTCGTTTCTGTCGGCGGCGAGGTCCGGGTGCCGAGCTCGATTGTGTACCGCGGGGATTTGACGGTCCTGGGGGCCATTGATGCCGCGGGCGGCTTCACGGAGTACGCAGATCGGCGGGATGTCATCCTGACGCGGGCGGCCACGCAGCAGCAGATCCGCGTGAATGCCCGCCGGGCGATCCGCGATCCCAAGCTCAACCTGCCGCTGTATCCCGGCGATTCCGTGCACGTGCCGCGCAGCATCTGGTGA
- a CDS encoding FHA domain-containing protein, with translation MILELQRLDPGHNGEVFGVEARPFMVGRAGDADVRLLAPGVWDRHCIIRPDVALGFVVEPGEYAPVSVNDAVIQERRRLRPGDRIGLGSVTLQFRLAPTRQRSLVWREQGTWLALAGAVGLQIFLALAWPG, from the coding sequence GTGATTCTCGAACTCCAGCGGCTCGACCCGGGCCACAATGGGGAGGTCTTTGGCGTCGAAGCGCGCCCGTTCATGGTGGGTCGGGCCGGGGATGCGGACGTGAGACTATTGGCACCCGGGGTTTGGGACCGTCACTGCATCATCCGGCCCGATGTGGCCCTTGGGTTTGTGGTGGAGCCGGGAGAGTACGCCCCCGTGTCGGTGAATGATGCGGTCATCCAGGAACGGCGGCGGCTGCGTCCGGGAGATCGCATCGGACTTGGAAGCGTGACGCTTCAATTCCGGTTGGCGCCGACCCGGCAGCGATCGCTGGTCTGGCGGGAACAGGGGACCTGGCTTGCCCTGGCCGGCGCCGTGGGGCTTCAGATCTTCCTGGCTCTGGCCTGGCCCGGTTGA
- a CDS encoding ABC transporter ATP-binding protein, with protein sequence MVEPLPEHRSRPLLRVRDVSKAYDGRPVLRGVCLDLAAGERLALTGPSGSGKTTLLNCLGGVDRADSGSIVLDGTPLESLDADALAGLRRHHLGTVFQFFHLLPTLTAAENVELPLQLIRHPADQRRERVRFLLERVGLTARAAAFPAELSGGERQRVAIARALAHQPALLLADEPTGNLDSKNGANVLRLLCELTAETGVGLILVTHSREAAGVCHRELRLRDGAVVPVGASAGSVATDGADGG encoded by the coding sequence ATGGTGGAACCGCTCCCAGAACACCGATCCCGCCCGCTGCTTCGCGTGCGGGACGTCTCCAAAGCGTATGATGGACGTCCTGTGTTGCGCGGGGTGTGCCTCGACCTGGCTGCCGGCGAGCGGCTGGCGTTGACCGGGCCGTCGGGCAGCGGAAAGACCACCCTCCTGAACTGTCTCGGCGGTGTGGATCGGGCGGATTCCGGGTCCATCGTTCTGGACGGCACCCCGTTGGAATCGCTCGATGCCGATGCGTTGGCGGGGCTTCGTCGGCACCATCTGGGGACCGTTTTCCAGTTCTTCCATCTCCTGCCGACCCTGACGGCCGCGGAGAACGTCGAGTTGCCGCTGCAGCTCATCCGTCATCCGGCCGATCAGCGGCGGGAGCGGGTCCGGTTTCTGCTGGAGCGGGTGGGGTTGACGGCGCGCGCCGCGGCGTTTCCCGCCGAGCTTTCCGGAGGCGAGCGCCAGCGGGTGGCCATCGCGCGTGCCCTGGCACACCAGCCGGCGCTTCTGCTCGCGGATGAACCGACGGGAAATCTCGATTCCAAAAATGGGGCCAACGTCCTGCGGCTGCTCTGCGAGCTGACGGCGGAGACCGGCGTGGGATTGATCCTCGTGACCCACAGCCGTGAGGCGGCCGGCGTTTGCCATCGGGAGCTTCGCCTCCGGGACGGCGCCGTAGTTCCGGTCGGGGCGTCCGCAGGGTCCGTCGCGACCGATGGCGCCGACGGAGGCTGA